The DNA sequence GGTCCTACGTTCCGACAAGTCCGACCATCCGGGGAGATGACCTAGTTGCGACGTAACCGGCTGCGGGAACTGCTGGATGCCGATCAGGCCACCCTGGGCACCCATCTCATCAGCTCCTGGCCTTCGGTCGTGGAGTTGGTGGGCCTGTCGGGGATGTTCGACTACGTGGAGTTCGTGGCCGAGTACGGGCCGTACGACCTCTACGCCCTTGAGAACCTGGGCCGGGCGGTCGAGCTGTTCGACCACATGTCGGCCATGATGAAGATCGAGCAGGAGCCGCGGACGTATTTGGCGGTCCGGGCGATCGGCTCCGGCATCCAGAACGTCCTGTTCTCCGATCCCCGCACCGTGGAAGACGTCGAGGAGTGCGTCAGCGCGGTCCGGGCCGAAGCCCCGGACTCCGGCGGGCGCCACGGCGTCGGTCTCCGCCGCGATGTCGGGTTGGTGCTCGAGGCGGGTACCCCGGCCTTCGTGGAGGCCCTGGACCAGGCCGTGATAGCGCTGATGATCGAGAAGGACGCGGCGGTGGAGAACCTGGAGGATCTCCTCGCGGTGGACGGGGTGGACATGGTCCAGTTCGGCCCGGCGGACTACGCGATGAGCATCGGCCTGGCAGGACAGTTGAGCCACCGGCGGGTAAGGGAGGCGGAGGAACACGTGATCTCCACCGCGCTCCGGATGGGAGTCGCTCCGAGGGCCGAGCTACGGGATCGGGAAGGCGCCGAGCGGTATCTGGACATGGGCGTCAAGCACTTCTGCGTCGGAACGGACGTGCGGATCCTGTTCGACTGGTTCAAGGACGCCGGCGCCGCCATGCTCGACCTCCTGGGACGTGACCCACCCGGCCGCACCCACGGATCCGACTCGTACCGGTAGCACCGCCACGATTCCGGAGCTTGTGGCCCGAGCTGCGAGGTGTCCGGACTATCTGCATTCCCTCTTGGGCACCGAAACCGGTCTTCCGGGTCAGGAGGGGGCATGACGGCTGTCCGTCGCCGATCTTGCCTACCCAGCCAGAGCCAGAAACCGTACGTCGGATGCGGGCGACGGACCCGCGCGGTGCGGCGTTGCGCGGTCGCCCCGGATACCGGGCCGACCTCATCTCACTCGATGGTTGCGGGTCGTGAGCGGACCGCCGAAGGTTCCTTCCCATGTTGCGATGCGGCCGGCATCGCGAGCCTCATAGGTTTCGATCGCTTCGCTGAGCGAAGGCCTGAAGTCATCTTCGTCGCCGTTCGCGAGGGCTGCCAGCCGCATGGTGAACCATGCTGTGATTCCTCCGGCGGGGGGCGACTCGAAGCTGGGGAACTGTGGATCGGCTCCACCCTGGCCGAGCCACTTCGTAGCGACATCGGGGTCCAGCGCCATCGCCCTCGCGAGCCCGACGATGTCGGTCGCCCCGGTCGCGACGGCGTCGACGGCCTCGCGTCGCGTCTTGAATCCGCCCGTGACCATCAATGGTGTGTCCGTGACAGTCCGTGCCCGGCGGGCGAACTCGACGAAGTACGGCCCCGAAGATCGTCGGTCAGAACTTGCCGGAGCGCCCGGGAAGTAGGTCCCACCGCTGATGTCGATCAGATCCACTCCCTCGTCTCCCAGAAGCGACATGGCCACCAGGGCATCGTCCTCATCCAGCCCACCTTCCAGCTGATCGCTCGAGTTGATCTTCACGGCGATAGCGAACTCGGAACCCACCTCCGCACGAACCTCCCGCACGACGGCGAGCAGGAGTTGGCATCGCGCTTCGATCGACCCGCCGTAGCGATCGGAGCGACGGTTGAACAACGGCGACAGGAACTGGCTCAACAAGAAACCGTGGCCGGCGTGTATCTGGACGCCACTGAACCGACACCTCGGGCACGTGCAGCCGCCCTGGCGTAGATGCCAGGCAACGCGTCGACAGCGGACGGTGTGAGCGCATCGCACTGGAGGCCCTCGACGTTGAGCG is a window from the bacterium genome containing:
- a CDS encoding aldolase/citrate lyase family protein, translating into MRRNRLRELLDADQATLGTHLISSWPSVVELVGLSGMFDYVEFVAEYGPYDLYALENLGRAVELFDHMSAMMKIEQEPRTYLAVRAIGSGIQNVLFSDPRTVEDVEECVSAVRAEAPDSGGRHGVGLRRDVGLVLEAGTPAFVEALDQAVIALMIEKDAAVENLEDLLAVDGVDMVQFGPADYAMSIGLAGQLSHRRVREAEEHVISTALRMGVAPRAELRDREGAERYLDMGVKHFCVGTDVRILFDWFKDAGAAMLDLLGRDPPGRTHGSDSYR